In Drosophila yakuba strain Tai18E2 chromosome 2R, Prin_Dyak_Tai18E2_2.1, whole genome shotgun sequence, a single genomic region encodes these proteins:
- the LOC6530552 gene encoding trypsin Blo t 3 has protein sequence MKLPWILIGVFCGLCSGATERRVRPNQGNIFEWLGSIWLPATTTTSTTVLATTSTTSRTTTTTTSTTKSTTRSTTSSTTTSRTTVADFPIERDCVSCRCGLINTLYKIVGGHETRIHQYPWMAAILIYDRFYCAGSLINDLYVLTAAHCVEGVPPELITLRLLEHNRSHSNDDIVIQRYVSRMKVHELYNPRSFDNDIALLRLNQPLDMGQHRVRPICLPVQSYNFDHELAIVTGWGAQREGGFGSETLREVEVVVLPQSDCRNETTYKPAQITDNMMCAGYLAEGGKDACSGDSGGPLHTTFDEQPGQYQLAGIVSWGAGCARPQSPGVYTRVNQYLRWLASNTQGGCHCMPYPEEDY, from the exons ATGAAGCTCCCATGGATTTTGATCGGCGTTTTCTGCGGCTTGTGCAGTGGTGCAACCGAACGGCGAGTTCGTCCAAATCAAGGAAATATTTTCGAGTGGCTAGGTTCAATATGGTTGCCTGCAACAACGACAACTTCAACTACCGTACTAGCAACAACTTCCACAACATCCAGGACAACCACTACAACCACAAGTACAACCAAAAGTACAACCAGAAGTACAACGAGTAGTACTACGACATCCAGAACCACAGTGGCAGATTTTCCCATTGAGAGGGATTGTGTTTCTTGTCGCTGTGGCTTGATTAATACCCTGTACAAAATCGTCGGCGGTCATGAGACGCGAATTCATCAATATCCCTGGATGGCTGCGATTCTGATCTACGATCGCTTCTATTGTGCGGGATCACTGATCAATGATCTCTATGTTCTAACAGCAGCGCACTGTGTGGAAGGTGTTCCGCCGGAATTAATTACATTGCGATTACTCGAGCACAATCGCAGTCATTCCAACGATGATATCGTGATCCAGAGATATGTGTCCAGGATGAAGGTACACGAGCTGTATAATCCGCGTAGCTTCGACAACGATATAGCTTTACTACGGCTTAATCAACCACTTGATATGGGGCAGCATCGTGTGAGACCCATTTGCCTGCCCGTACAATCGTACAACTTTGATCACGAACTGGCCATCGTTACTGGCTGGGGAGCTCAGAGGGAAGGTGGTTTTGGCTCAGAGACACTAAGG GAGGTGGAAGTGGTGGTATTGCCCCAATCGGATTGCCGGAATGAAACGACCTATAAACCCGCGCAAATTACGGATAATATGATGTGTGCAGGATATTTAGCGGAGGGCGGCAAGGATGCCTGCAGTGGCGACAGCGGAGGACCTCTCCATACCACCTTCGATGAGCAGCCGGGTCAATATCAGCTGGCGGGGATCGTTTCCTGGGGTGCCGGCTGTGCCAGGCCTCAATCTCCTGGAGTTTACACCAGAGTCAATCAGTATCTTCGCTGGTTGGCCTCCAATACTCAGGGTGGCTGTCACTGCATGCCTTATCCCGAGGAAGATTACTGA